In a genomic window of Penaeus vannamei isolate JL-2024 chromosome 38, ASM4276789v1, whole genome shotgun sequence:
- the LOC113823812 gene encoding uncharacterized protein, with translation MMFTMKVVAVALVCLLGVATVRCTTSEEDVEAAPGNDLSPSEEHEALDGGDSGRGERVFAYYASTTTTRLMTSTLTALSTCLSTSAGGPACKRRKRRSAAMAAVIDEVPDAILSLGGTLEDVVNLEELSRQQRDALQRDDRRLTIWTTNFTTLTLTTTSYLAGTTVTATAYCLTPLLAQGCFGK, from the exons ATGATGTTTACT ATGAAGGTCGTGGCGGTGGCCTTGGTGTGCTTGCTGGGCGTGGCGACGGTCAGGTGCACGACGTCGGAGGAGGACGTCGAGGCGGCTCCCGGGAACGACCTGTCGCCCTCGGAGGAGCACGAGGCCCTCGACGGTGGCGACAGCGGCCGAGGCGAGAGGGTTTTCGCCTATTATGCCTCGACGACCACGACCCGGCTCATGACCTCGACCCTGACGGCGCTCTCCACCTGCCTCTCCACCTCAGCTGGCGGCCCCGCGTgcaagaggcggaagaggaggtcCGCCGCCATGGCCGCCGT CATCGACGAGGTTCCAGACGCGATCCTGTCCTTGGGCGGGACCCTCGAGGACGTCGTGAATCTGGAGGAGCTTTCGAGGCAGCAGAGGGACGCCCTCCAGAGAGACGACCGCAGACTCACCATCTGGACGACCAacttcaccaccctcaccctcaccacgaCGTCCTACCTTGCCGGAACGACCGTCACGGCCACAGCCTACTGCCTGACTCCCCTCCTCGCGCAAGGTTGCTTCGGGAAGTGA